A single Ignavibacteriales bacterium DNA region contains:
- the sufB gene encoding Fe-S cluster assembly protein SufB — protein MSSTEVNEIEELANQEYKYGFVTDVETDEAPKGLNEDIIRLISSKKEEPEWMLEWRLKAYRQWLTMKEPKWPNVDYPPVNFQDIIYYSAPKNIKKLNSLDEVDPEILATFNKLGIPIEEQKALAGVAVDAVFDSVSVATTFKEKLKELGIIFGSISEAIREHPDLIKKYIGSVVPATDNYYAALNSAVFTDGSFAYIPKGVRCPMELSTYFRINASNTGQFERTLIVAEEGSYVSYLEGCTAPRRDENQLHAAVVELVALDNAEIKYSTIQNWYAGDKEGKGGIYNFVTKRGLCKGVNSKISWTQVETGSAITWKYPSCVLQGDNSIGEFYSVAVTNNYQQADTGTKMIHLGNNTRSTIVSKGISAGRSNNTYRGLVRVGKKAKSARNYSQCDSLLIGDRCGAHTFPYLEINNPTATVEHEATTSKIGEDQIFYLNQRGLSNEDAVNMIVNGYCKEVFRELPMEFAVEAQKLLSVSLEGSVG, from the coding sequence ATGAGTTCTACAGAAGTTAACGAAATTGAAGAATTAGCGAATCAAGAGTACAAGTACGGATTCGTTACCGATGTCGAGACCGATGAGGCACCAAAAGGACTGAATGAGGACATTATCCGCCTCATTTCCTCCAAAAAGGAGGAACCGGAATGGATGCTTGAGTGGCGCCTGAAGGCATACCGCCAGTGGCTCACGATGAAAGAGCCTAAATGGCCGAATGTTGATTATCCTCCGGTTAATTTTCAGGATATCATTTATTACTCAGCACCAAAGAATATTAAGAAATTAAACAGTCTTGATGAAGTTGATCCGGAAATCCTGGCAACGTTCAACAAACTGGGTATTCCTATTGAAGAGCAGAAAGCGCTCGCCGGTGTGGCCGTTGACGCGGTGTTTGACAGCGTGTCGGTTGCTACTACCTTTAAGGAAAAACTGAAAGAGCTTGGAATTATCTTCGGTTCAATTTCCGAGGCAATCAGAGAGCATCCCGATCTTATTAAGAAATATATCGGCTCGGTTGTTCCCGCTACCGATAACTACTACGCAGCGCTCAACAGCGCAGTCTTTACCGACGGCTCTTTTGCATATATACCAAAAGGCGTGCGCTGCCCGATGGAACTGAGCACCTACTTCCGCATTAACGCAAGCAACACCGGTCAGTTTGAAAGAACGCTGATTGTGGCTGAAGAGGGAAGTTATGTAAGCTATCTGGAAGGATGCACTGCCCCCCGCCGTGATGAAAATCAGCTCCACGCAGCCGTTGTTGAACTGGTTGCTCTTGACAATGCTGAAATTAAATACTCCACCATACAGAACTGGTATGCCGGTGATAAAGAAGGCAAAGGCGGTATTTATAACTTTGTGACCAAACGCGGACTCTGCAAAGGTGTTAACTCAAAAATCTCCTGGACTCAGGTTGAGACAGGTTCAGCCATCACCTGGAAATATCCGAGCTGCGTTCTGCAGGGGGATAACTCAATCGGAGAGTTTTATTCCGTTGCGGTTACCAATAACTATCAGCAGGCAGATACCGGAACCAAGATGATTCATCTTGGCAATAATACCCGCAGTACCATTGTCTCTAAAGGTATATCAGCCGGAAGAAGCAATAATACTTACCGCGGACTGGTCCGTGTCGGCAAGAAAGCAAAAAGTGCCAGAAACTATTCTCAGTGCGACTCACTTCTTATCGGAGACCGCTGCGGCGCGCATACTTTCCCCTATCTTGAAATTAACAACCCTACAGCAACAGTAGAGCATGAAGCAACCACTTCAAAAATTGGCGAAGATCAGATTTTTTATCTGAATCAGAGAGGCCTTTCTAATGAAGATGCAGTTAACATGATCGTAAACGGCTACTGTAAGGAAGTCTTCAGAGAACTGCCGATGGAATTTGCCGTTGAAGCGCAGAAACTCCTGAGCGTGAGCCTTGAAGGCAGCGTAGGTTAA
- a CDS encoding PAS domain S-box protein translates to MTLSAGSENISHLNGANNGYPSERVFIANSSRIITWLSSEFCKLAGFDSRKITGKSLAEAAEISTGSPFSSLFSWASDGTQQPEMEIIFPVPDRSVQISFSKHLRLGEDDRLTEIIICGKSITNQALGLESSLGFRLIELLKSNPASLYTFYLKDGVPHLNFVNDHIVKSLGYSADQLLDNFSFWIEHVHPEDRPRLKKNFQENYIAPKVGSVNETEYRFLDAWGNYRWLFNRQQIVAERDGGYDVSCIWMDITKQKEEQDALENHSRLRQIVENLDMFFWLSSADRKQLLYISENLYHTFGIPVKQNPGKLSLHFLLSTVIPGDREKARNAFKNFRNGKSLGDEFRTITKENKIIWLRIESFPVYNDKNEIIRYAGIARNITQEKFNEQHLIEAREQYQAVFEGSPQGIIAADIETQLFVFVNPEMTRLFGYTEEEFSNMTPVNLHRPEDLPKVMEQFIALAENRISIASVIPCLRKDGSIFYADINTRHVTLAGKKVMIGFFVDVTPREENRQKIIELNERMLLANKAAHIGIWEWDINSDKVYFDDTMHRIYGTSPETFQGSMENWMSFILQNGNSSESSRGSLLTGSSGSASEFSIRNTDGRIRYIRAVGAVTPEESGKSGHIFGVHIDITDQKLAEQEKLLSEQRYSSLVNEFHFGVIIHGSTGELLYYNSEAESLIGMPLEKIKDFNPSEPMIVLKTGNGDKIEPENYPFNLVIRTGKEIKNTTYELNNLITGKRYWIRLHAYPQFDAGNALKQVVVTFVNITDLIETEQELQRSEAVLRRTQELAKVGGFEWSADTNTMYWTDEMYAIHDMTPGEFPPGSPQHIEASLACYPPEELQKITSAMNAILTDGTPYDLVMSFTTPAGNEKWIRAAATAAMKDGKISRITGHMMDVTIGRKSEMNLVKLSRAVLQSPVSVIITDPDGIVEFVNPRFTEVTGYSEEEILGRKPAILEHEFFSKDIYNEIRETINTGKDWKGELLNRKKDGSLYWESTYISPVLNPEGDIINVISVGEDITERKKNIEELITAKVKAEEMSKLKSSFLANMSHELRTPLVAINGFAEILAEETSGELNKMAVGILRGGRRLSETLNLILDLAKIESGAMQLSPQKLDVCAETREAAELFRAEAEKKGLRYEVFCPDEKLFLKVDPKVLRSAINNLINNAIKYTSTGSLEVRLIYKEPGAMILTVKDTGIGIDQAHHESIFEEFRQVSEGHGRNFEGTGLGLSIVKKLIIAHGGTITVESEPGKGSTFTVTLPSHE, encoded by the coding sequence ATGACGCTGTCTGCTGGTTCTGAAAATATTTCCCATTTAAACGGAGCTAACAACGGGTATCCCTCCGAAAGGGTGTTTATTGCTAATTCTTCTCGGATAATTACCTGGTTAAGTTCTGAATTCTGTAAACTCGCGGGCTTCGATTCACGGAAGATAACCGGCAAATCGCTTGCCGAGGCGGCTGAAATATCAACTGGCTCCCCCTTTTCTTCTCTATTTAGCTGGGCTTCCGACGGCACACAGCAGCCAGAGATGGAAATTATCTTCCCTGTGCCGGACAGGTCTGTACAAATAAGTTTCTCCAAACATCTCCGCTTAGGGGAAGATGACCGTCTTACAGAAATTATTATTTGCGGTAAAAGTATTACAAATCAGGCACTTGGTTTAGAGAGCAGTCTTGGTTTCCGTCTAATTGAGTTATTAAAATCGAATCCCGCCTCATTATACACATTTTACCTTAAGGATGGGGTTCCGCATCTGAATTTTGTTAACGATCATATCGTTAAGTCGCTTGGGTACAGTGCTGACCAGCTGCTTGATAATTTCAGTTTCTGGATTGAGCATGTGCACCCTGAAGATCGCCCGAGGCTCAAGAAAAACTTTCAGGAAAATTATATTGCTCCCAAGGTCGGGTCTGTAAACGAAACTGAATACCGTTTCCTGGATGCCTGGGGCAACTACCGCTGGCTTTTTAACCGTCAACAGATTGTAGCCGAGAGAGATGGCGGTTATGATGTGAGCTGCATCTGGATGGACATCACAAAGCAGAAAGAAGAGCAGGATGCTCTGGAAAATCACTCCCGCCTCAGGCAGATTGTTGAAAATCTTGATATGTTCTTCTGGCTTTCTTCAGCAGACAGAAAACAGCTCCTGTATATATCAGAAAATCTCTACCATACCTTCGGCATTCCGGTAAAACAAAATCCCGGCAAACTGAGTTTACACTTTCTGCTCTCTACGGTTATTCCTGGAGACCGGGAAAAAGCCAGGAATGCATTTAAGAATTTCCGGAATGGAAAATCATTGGGAGATGAGTTCCGTACCATCACTAAAGAAAACAAGATCATCTGGCTCCGTATTGAATCATTCCCGGTGTATAATGATAAAAATGAAATTATCCGGTACGCGGGTATTGCAAGAAATATCACACAGGAAAAATTCAACGAGCAGCATCTCATTGAAGCTCGTGAGCAGTATCAGGCAGTCTTTGAAGGCTCACCTCAGGGAATTATAGCCGCCGATATCGAAACACAGTTGTTTGTATTCGTCAATCCGGAAATGACCCGTCTGTTCGGATATACAGAAGAAGAATTCAGTAATATGACTCCGGTAAATCTGCACCGGCCAGAAGATCTGCCAAAAGTGATGGAACAGTTCATCGCTCTGGCGGAAAACAGAATAAGTATCGCCTCAGTGATCCCCTGTCTCAGAAAAGACGGTTCCATTTTTTACGCTGATATCAACACGCGCCATGTTACCCTTGCGGGTAAAAAAGTAATGATTGGATTTTTTGTTGATGTAACTCCACGCGAGGAAAACAGACAAAAGATAATTGAACTGAATGAACGTATGCTGCTTGCCAACAAAGCCGCCCATATTGGCATCTGGGAGTGGGATATTAACAGCGATAAAGTATATTTTGATGATACCATGCACAGGATATACGGCACCTCCCCTGAAACATTCCAGGGTAGCATGGAAAACTGGATGTCCTTTATTTTACAAAATGGGAACAGCTCAGAAAGCAGCCGCGGCTCTCTTCTGACCGGCAGCAGCGGAAGCGCTTCAGAGTTCAGCATCCGGAATACGGACGGAAGAATCAGATATATACGGGCAGTAGGCGCGGTAACTCCGGAAGAATCCGGCAAGTCAGGACATATCTTCGGTGTGCATATTGATATTACTGATCAAAAGCTCGCCGAGCAGGAAAAACTTCTGAGTGAACAGCGGTATAGTTCACTTGTCAATGAATTCCACTTCGGTGTTATAATTCACGGCAGCACCGGTGAACTGCTTTATTACAATTCTGAAGCAGAAAGTCTTATCGGTATGCCATTAGAGAAGATTAAAGATTTCAACCCTTCAGAACCCATGATTGTTCTCAAAACCGGTAATGGCGATAAAATAGAACCGGAAAATTATCCTTTCAATCTGGTAATAAGAACGGGAAAGGAAATAAAGAATACCACTTATGAGCTTAACAATCTTATAACCGGCAAAAGATACTGGATACGGCTGCATGCATATCCTCAGTTTGACGCGGGCAACGCACTTAAGCAGGTTGTGGTAACATTTGTAAACATTACTGATCTGATTGAGACGGAACAAGAACTGCAGAGAAGTGAGGCCGTACTGCGCCGGACACAGGAACTTGCTAAAGTCGGCGGGTTTGAGTGGAGTGCTGACACCAATACGATGTACTGGACGGATGAAATGTACGCAATTCATGACATGACACCGGGTGAATTCCCTCCCGGCTCCCCGCAGCATATTGAGGCAAGTCTGGCATGTTACCCGCCGGAAGAATTACAAAAAATTACCAGTGCAATGAATGCTATTCTGACTGACGGAACCCCCTACGATCTGGTAATGAGTTTTACAACTCCGGCTGGTAACGAAAAATGGATTCGTGCGGCAGCAACTGCCGCCATGAAAGATGGGAAAATCAGCAGAATAACCGGACACATGATGGATGTTACCATCGGCAGAAAATCTGAAATGAATTTAGTAAAGCTGTCACGGGCAGTATTGCAGAGTCCGGTTTCGGTTATTATAACCGACCCTGATGGCATTGTTGAGTTTGTTAATCCGCGTTTCACCGAGGTTACCGGATACTCCGAGGAGGAAATTCTTGGCAGAAAACCCGCTATACTTGAACATGAGTTTTTTTCAAAAGATATTTATAATGAAATCCGGGAAACCATAAACACAGGAAAAGACTGGAAAGGGGAACTGCTTAACCGGAAAAAAGACGGCTCACTTTACTGGGAAAGTACTTATATATCTCCGGTGCTTAATCCGGAAGGAGACATCATCAATGTTATTTCAGTCGGTGAAGATATAACTGAGCGCAAGAAAAACATTGAAGAGCTGATAACCGCAAAGGTAAAAGCAGAAGAAATGAGCAAGCTCAAATCAAGTTTTCTTGCCAATATGAGCCATGAACTCCGCACCCCTCTTGTAGCAATTAACGGATTTGCAGAAATACTTGCGGAAGAAACCAGCGGGGAACTGAATAAAATGGCTGTCGGTATCCTGCGGGGAGGAAGGCGTCTTTCAGAAACACTGAATCTTATACTTGATCTTGCCAAGATTGAGTCGGGAGCAATGCAGCTTTCACCGCAAAAGCTGGATGTTTGCGCTGAGACCAGAGAAGCAGCGGAACTTTTCAGAGCTGAAGCAGAAAAGAAAGGTCTCCGTTACGAGGTCTTCTGCCCGGATGAAAAATTATTCCTGAAGGTTGATCCCAAAGTTCTCAGATCAGCAATAAACAATCTGATTAATAATGCCATTAAATATACATCAACCGGCAGTCTGGAAGTACGGCTTATATACAAGGAACCGGGTGCAATGATTCTGACCGTAAAAGATACCGGCATCGGTATAGATCAGGCACATCATGAAAGTATATTTGAAGAATTCCGTCAGGTGAGTGAGGGGCATGGACGAAATTTCGAAGGAACAGGGCTCGGACTTTCAATTGTTAAAAAACTGATAATCGCGCACGGGGGCACCATCACGGTTGAAAGTGAACCTGGCAAAGGAAGCACATTTACGGTAACCCTCCCTTCGCATGAGTAA
- a CDS encoding amidase codes for MIKQMILCLAAACMLQAQEFTRQDILQAQKIIGLEFTDAERDSMMDDLADQLKNYSVIRQMNLKNGVMPSLLFNPIPAGFVLNMPPASISFTDYSGTKLPGKKNQLAWMTIGELAHLLKTKQITSVELTKFFLERLKKYDPVLHCVITLTEERALKEAARADEEIAAGIYKGLLHGIPYGVKDLLSTEDYKTTWGAEPYTEQMIPEDATVIKKLEAAGAVLCAKLTMGALAWGDVWFGGRTRNPWDTSAGSSGSSAGSASAVAAGLLPFAIGTETYGSIVSPSTICGTTGLRPTYGRVSRNGAMALSWSMDKIGPITRSVEDLAIVFDVIHGADNLDPTVYDVPFSYIPGAEVKNFRVGYLKKDFEGNYPFKKYDSLVLKQLEMAGVELIPVELPDFPAGDISIMLSAEAAAAFDELTRSNRDDLLTRQIKNAWPNVFRAARFIPAVEYINASRARTLLIQQMHDAVKDVDIYLAPSWQGSNLLITNLTGHPSVVVPTGFSASGTPVSITFCAGLFQEGKLLQFAKFWQDMNTYHKKHPEMFKE; via the coding sequence ATGATTAAGCAGATGATTCTTTGCCTGGCCGCAGCCTGTATGCTGCAGGCGCAGGAATTCACCAGACAGGACATCCTTCAGGCCCAGAAGATAATCGGGCTTGAGTTTACGGATGCAGAGCGGGATTCCATGATGGATGATCTGGCAGACCAGTTAAAGAACTATTCGGTAATCAGACAGATGAATCTGAAAAACGGGGTAATGCCCTCACTGCTCTTTAATCCAATTCCTGCCGGCTTTGTACTGAATATGCCACCGGCTTCCATATCATTTACTGATTACTCCGGCACAAAACTTCCCGGTAAGAAAAACCAGCTTGCATGGATGACCATCGGCGAACTTGCACATTTACTTAAAACAAAACAGATTACATCAGTTGAACTGACAAAGTTTTTCCTTGAACGGTTGAAAAAATATGATCCTGTGCTGCACTGCGTGATAACCCTCACTGAAGAACGGGCCCTGAAGGAAGCCGCCAGAGCCGATGAGGAGATAGCGGCCGGTATATATAAAGGACTGCTTCACGGCATACCGTACGGCGTGAAGGATCTTCTGAGTACTGAAGATTATAAAACCACGTGGGGTGCAGAACCCTATACTGAACAGATGATTCCGGAGGATGCTACGGTTATAAAAAAACTTGAGGCTGCCGGTGCTGTACTTTGTGCTAAACTTACAATGGGCGCACTGGCGTGGGGGGATGTATGGTTCGGAGGAAGAACCCGCAATCCGTGGGACACATCAGCCGGTTCAAGCGGATCCTCAGCCGGTTCTGCTTCTGCGGTTGCTGCCGGGCTTCTGCCTTTTGCCATAGGCACGGAAACCTACGGCTCAATAGTTTCCCCTTCAACCATCTGCGGCACTACCGGCCTTCGCCCCACTTACGGAAGAGTGAGCAGAAACGGAGCGATGGCGCTCTCCTGGTCAATGGATAAAATCGGTCCCATTACCCGCTCGGTTGAAGATCTTGCCATTGTCTTTGATGTGATTCACGGTGCTGACAATCTTGACCCGACGGTTTATGATGTGCCTTTCTCATATATACCGGGCGCAGAGGTAAAAAACTTCAGGGTAGGATATCTGAAAAAAGATTTTGAGGGCAATTACCCTTTTAAGAAATATGATTCACTGGTACTGAAGCAGCTTGAAATGGCAGGCGTGGAACTTATCCCTGTGGAATTACCTGATTTTCCGGCAGGTGATATTTCGATAATGCTTTCAGCCGAAGCTGCTGCAGCGTTTGATGAGCTGACCCGTTCAAACCGGGATGATCTGCTCACCCGGCAGATAAAAAATGCCTGGCCGAACGTTTTCCGTGCGGCACGGTTCATCCCAGCCGTGGAATATATAAACGCAAGCAGGGCGCGCACCCTTCTGATTCAGCAAATGCATGATGCAGTAAAGGATGTTGATATTTATCTGGCACCATCCTGGCAGGGGAGTAATCTTCTGATCACTAATTTAACCGGACATCCCTCAGTGGTGGTACCGACAGGTTTCAGCGCGAGCGGAACTCCCGTAAGTATTACTTTCTGCGCGGGACTTTTTCAGGAGGGAAAACTTTTGCAGTTTGCCAAATTCTGGCAGGATATGAATACATATCATAAAAAACATCCTGAGATGTTTAAGGAGTAA
- the queC gene encoding 7-cyano-7-deazaguanine synthase QueC — translation MSRKKAVIAVSGGMDSCVTAAFAAREYEPAFMHFNYGQRTESRERMAFDDLADFYNVKLRLSVDFTHFRMIGGSALTDSSMEIEKADLANKSVPATYVPFRNANILSACVSWAEVIGAEAIFIGAVYEDASGYPDCRPEFYHAFEKMIDEGTRPETKIKIITPIINFTKADIVTKGLELGAPLHLTWSCYRNEDEACGECDSCAYRLRGFQQAGAEDPIPYKKRPVYI, via the coding sequence ATGAGCAGAAAAAAAGCGGTAATTGCAGTAAGCGGAGGAATGGACAGCTGTGTAACAGCAGCGTTCGCGGCCAGGGAGTATGAACCCGCCTTTATGCATTTCAACTATGGCCAGAGAACAGAATCCCGCGAGAGAATGGCCTTTGATGATCTGGCTGATTTTTATAACGTAAAGCTGAGGCTTTCGGTTGACTTCACCCATTTCCGCATGATTGGCGGCTCAGCTCTGACTGACAGCAGTATGGAGATTGAGAAAGCCGACCTGGCAAATAAATCTGTCCCTGCAACCTACGTCCCCTTCCGCAATGCAAATATCCTGAGCGCATGTGTAAGCTGGGCTGAAGTTATTGGCGCGGAGGCTATTTTTATCGGGGCGGTTTATGAGGATGCAAGCGGATACCCGGACTGCCGGCCGGAGTTTTATCATGCCTTTGAAAAAATGATTGATGAAGGAACCCGTCCGGAAACTAAAATAAAAATAATTACCCCGATAATAAACTTTACCAAGGCCGATATTGTTACTAAAGGACTGGAACTGGGCGCGCCGCTGCATCTGACCTGGTCATGCTACCGGAATGAAGATGAGGCATGCGGCGAGTGCGACAGCTGCGCATACCGTCTGCGCGGTTTTCAGCAGGCCGGAGCCGAAGACCCCATTCCTTATAAAAAGCGTCCGGTATATATTTAA
- the queF gene encoding NADPH-dependent 7-cyano-7-deazaguanine reductase QueF produces MTEKIKILETFENRFPNRDYRVIHTAPEFTSLCPKTGQPDFATMIIEYIPDQLCIELKSLKFYLNSYRNDGIFFESVTNTILEDLVACSSPRYMKLTADFKVRGGISSVIVAEYTKPGFERKQ; encoded by the coding sequence ATGACAGAAAAAATCAAGATACTTGAAACATTTGAGAACCGTTTCCCCAACAGAGATTACCGGGTAATCCATACAGCGCCGGAGTTCACCTCACTCTGCCCGAAGACCGGACAACCGGATTTCGCGACCATGATTATTGAGTATATCCCCGATCAGCTCTGCATTGAACTAAAATCGCTGAAATTCTATCTGAACTCCTACCGTAACGACGGTATCTTCTTTGAAAGCGTAACCAACACCATTCTCGAAGACCTGGTTGCGTGCTCCTCACCGAGATATATGAAGCTTACCGCTGACTTTAAGGTGCGCGGCGGCATTTCCTCGGTCATCGTAGCCGAATATACCAAGCCGGGCTTCGAAAGGAAACAGTAA
- the glnD gene encoding [protein-PII] uridylyltransferase — translation MPPRPAARKTYIRDEVLFTPAYIMKDAFGFSLKYTLSIEAFIVQAAGKSLEGLAVASLGSFSRRELSPKSDVDVMFIAKDPTAYEREIRDLITLLWDNGIEVSHTVRTPEDISRFLHEDLQTFTQFLEVRFIAGSYEIYQEWVNTLTATLTEDVRIALCDELIEETTHRYKKYGNSPKVIEPNVKATAGGLRDLQLIEWLYAIQHLKLPDRQIELPESEIFINQLQQERLTTQKECDRLRSAYKTILTIRHLLHLTHTSKSDRLEFDDQIRIAGLFGYSGDGYRQLMKQYFEASNTIYRFTKSYIKRYKRRSHGSGPEVGYLLDSDYFISGSMIRYEGSGQLSISDIFRGFYYRAKYNAFFSEELRSTIIESLDSFSLSADVESSTFFREILKLNSEVGKTLTIMNELGVLSAFMPEWAEFSGFIQHGVYHVYTADEHTLKTIENLEKLRFDTGPMGRLFGRMKRRDILYLALIFHDIAKPIDISGHEILGAAVAENVMVRLGYSDYETELVKFLVEHHLYMEQVAFRRNLNDPETLNSFTLRVNTPEKLDMLYLLTYADLSAVNPALWTSWKSDMLYELYYKAKAMIDEQLSGEEILIANILPKDISKHSTVISESHVQSHIDALTDEISYTAHFSDEEIARHIEEILEGNDLSVSFNEDENFTNITVISRDSPSLLSKICGVLLINDVNIHDAGIFTRKDGIIIDNFNITDFRTGEKISKDRYQKIEEDLHDVLTGILQLPTEITRMKSRWWRIENRFFKKPGKVKIRFEEKEKFTIIDIYSPDRLGFLYLVTNKLTDLGLNIQFAKISTSGDSIIDAFYVLNQENKKVSKIYYHFIESELTKAIEQIL, via the coding sequence ATGCCTCCCCGCCCGGCCGCACGCAAAACATATATAAGGGATGAAGTGCTCTTCACTCCCGCGTATATTATGAAGGATGCGTTCGGCTTTTCGCTGAAATATACCCTCAGCATCGAGGCATTTATTGTTCAGGCGGCGGGGAAATCACTTGAGGGGCTTGCGGTAGCATCACTCGGCAGTTTTTCAAGAAGAGAACTTTCACCGAAAAGTGATGTGGATGTAATGTTTATCGCAAAAGATCCCACCGCTTATGAGAGGGAAATACGGGATCTCATTACGCTTCTCTGGGATAACGGTATAGAGGTTTCTCACACAGTGAGAACACCTGAAGATATAAGCCGTTTCCTTCATGAAGATCTTCAGACCTTCACACAGTTTCTTGAAGTACGTTTTATTGCCGGAAGCTATGAGATCTATCAGGAATGGGTAAATACTCTGACCGCAACACTTACTGAAGATGTTCGGATTGCACTCTGTGACGAACTGATTGAGGAAACAACTCACCGTTACAAAAAGTACGGCAACTCCCCAAAAGTAATTGAGCCGAATGTAAAGGCAACCGCCGGAGGATTACGCGATCTGCAGCTTATTGAATGGCTCTACGCCATTCAGCATCTGAAACTTCCCGACCGGCAGATTGAACTGCCCGAGTCGGAAATCTTTATCAATCAGCTGCAGCAGGAACGCCTCACCACGCAAAAGGAATGCGACCGGCTCCGCTCTGCTTACAAAACCATCCTTACCATCCGCCACCTGCTCCATCTCACTCATACCTCAAAGAGTGACAGACTTGAGTTTGATGATCAGATAAGAATTGCAGGACTTTTCGGATATTCAGGCGACGGATACCGTCAGCTTATGAAGCAGTATTTTGAAGCTAGCAATACCATTTACCGGTTTACAAAATCGTATATAAAACGGTATAAACGGAGAAGTCACGGAAGCGGCCCGGAAGTTGGATATCTGCTGGACTCCGATTACTTTATCAGCGGCAGTATGATCCGTTACGAAGGATCAGGCCAGCTTTCCATCTCTGATATTTTCAGGGGATTTTATTACCGCGCCAAATATAATGCATTCTTCAGTGAGGAACTGAGAAGCACCATCATCGAAAGCCTGGACAGTTTCTCACTCAGCGCCGATGTTGAATCCTCCACTTTTTTCAGAGAAATTCTTAAGCTGAACAGTGAAGTCGGCAAAACCTTAACCATCATGAATGAACTGGGGGTGCTGAGCGCTTTTATGCCGGAATGGGCTGAGTTCAGCGGATTCATACAGCACGGGGTGTATCATGTTTATACCGCTGATGAACATACCCTCAAAACGATTGAAAACCTTGAGAAACTGCGTTTTGACACAGGACCAATGGGCCGGCTGTTCGGAAGAATGAAGCGGAGAGACATTCTCTATCTCGCGCTTATCTTTCATGATATTGCAAAGCCGATTGATATATCCGGCCACGAAATCCTTGGCGCGGCGGTCGCTGAAAACGTGATGGTACGGCTTGGTTATTCTGACTATGAGACGGAACTGGTAAAATTTCTTGTTGAGCATCATCTGTATATGGAACAGGTTGCTTTCCGCAGAAACCTGAACGATCCGGAAACGCTGAACAGCTTTACCCTGCGGGTTAACACACCGGAAAAACTTGATATGCTGTATCTCCTTACGTACGCGGATCTGAGCGCTGTAAATCCCGCACTCTGGACAAGCTGGAAAAGTGATATGCTGTATGAGCTTTATTACAAAGCAAAGGCGATGATTGATGAGCAGCTCAGCGGTGAAGAAATTCTGATCGCCAACATTCTGCCAAAAGATATATCAAAGCACTCAACGGTCATCTCCGAAAGCCATGTGCAGAGCCATATTGATGCCCTCACTGATGAGATAAGTTACACAGCGCATTTTTCTGATGAGGAAATAGCGCGCCACATTGAAGAAATTCTTGAAGGGAATGACCTTTCCGTCAGTTTTAATGAGGATGAAAACTTTACCAACATCACGGTTATATCCCGCGATTCCCCCTCTCTGCTCTCAAAAATCTGCGGAGTGCTGCTGATTAATGATGTAAACATCCATGACGCGGGAATTTTTACCCGGAAGGATGGCATCATCATAGACAATTTCAATATCACCGACTTCCGCACGGGAGAGAAAATCTCCAAAGACCGTTATCAGAAAATTGAGGAAGACCTGCATGATGTTCTTACCGGCATTTTGCAGCTGCCAACAGAGATAACCCGGATGAAAAGCCGCTGGTGGAGGATTGAAAACCGATTCTTCAAAAAACCGGGTAAGGTAAAAATACGGTTTGAGGAAAAGGAAAAGTTCACCATTATTGATATATACTCCCCCGACCGGCTGGGATTCCTGTATCTGGTTACCAACAAACTGACCGATCTGGGGCTGAATATTCAGTTTGCCAAAATTTCGACTTCAGGGGATTCCATTATAGATGCATTTTATGTGCTCAATCAGGAAAATAAAAAAGTAAGCAAGATCTATTATCACTTTATCGAGTCTGAACTCACAAAAGCAATCGAGCAGATACTGTAG